The following is a genomic window from Candidatus Palauibacter scopulicola.
GCGCGACTGGACGTTCGAGCGCGACGGGAAGCGGTGGGGGTTTTCCGAGCAGGGGATCCACCTGGGCGACGTCACCATCCCCATCCCGATCGGGTTCGCTCCCACGGGGCCCCAGAGGCGGGCGTACGAACAGGCGATCCGCGACCTGACGGCCATCCAGATCCAGAACCTCCGGGACGACGTGGAGGCCGCCGCGGCGGAGGCGCGGGCCCGCATGCGCGAGCGCTCCGAGGAGGAGGTCCGCCGTCGGCGCGGCGACACCCTGCGCGTCCGCGGACCCCCGTGACCTGGACGCGCCGCGCGGTCGCCGTGCCCTGCGGTTCCGAACCCGCGGCGGCTCCGTTAGACTGAGCCGCAGCCCGGACGCCGGGGGGCCTCCCCGTCGCACCGACGTTTCTCCCGATACCGAAACCGTCAGTCAGGAGCCGCCCCTTGGGTGACGCTCAACCATCCACCGAGCTTTCCTCCCGTTACGATCCCGCGGGGCTCGAACAGCCGATGTACGAGCGCTGGGTCGACGCGGGCCTGTTTCACGTTCCGGCCGACGGCGTCGAGCGGCCCTGGGTGATCGTGATCCCCCCTCCCAATGTCACTGCCGCGCTGCACATGGGTCACGGGCTCAACAACACCCTGCAGGACGTCCTGATCCGTCGGCGGCGGATGCAGGGGTACGACGCCCTGTGGGTGCCGGGCACGGATCACGCCGGGATCGCGACGCAGAACGTCGTCGAGCGGCGGTTGCGCGGCGATGGGCTCACCCGCTTCGATCTCGGACGAGAGGATTTCGTCGAGCGCGTCTGGGAGTGGGTCGACGAGTACGGGGGACGGATCATCGACCAACTGCGCACCATCGGGTGTTCCTGCGACTGGGAGCGTACGCGCTTCACGCTCGACGAGGGGCTCTCCAACGCGGTGCGCGAGGTCTTCGTCCGGCTCTACGAGAAAGACCTCATTTACCGCGGTCGCTACATCATCAACTGGTGTCCCCGCTGCCGCACCGCGCTCTCGAACGAGGAGGCAGAGCATCGCGACCTGGATGGCAAGCTCTACCGACTGAGGTATCCTCTGGTGGACGGCGGCCACGTGGAGGTCGCGACGACGCGGCCGGAGACGATGCTCGGCGACACGGGGCTCGCGGTGTCTCCGGAGGACGCGCGATACGCGGACCTCGTCGGCCGGGAGGCCGAACTGCCTCTGGTCGAGCGGCGTCTCCCGATTGTGGCCGACGAACACGTGGACCCGGAATTCGGGTCGGGGGTGGTGAAGGTCACGCCCGCGCACGATCCGAACGACTTCGACATCGGGCAGCGGCACGGACTCGAAGCGCTCGACGTGATGACGGACCGGGGAGCGATGAACGACGCCGTCCCGGAGGCCTATCGCGGCCTCGACCGCTTCGAGGCGCGCCGCCGCGTCGTGGCGGACCTCGAGGCGGGTGGCTGGCTCGTCGGCGTGGAGGACCATGTCCACGCCGTCGGTCGGTGCTACCGCTGCGACACGGTCGTCGAGCCGCGCCTGAGCCTTCAGTGGTTCGTTCGCATGAAGCCGCTCGCGGAGCCGGGGCTGGCGGCCTACGAGAACGGGGAGCTTCGCTTCCACCCCGCGCGATTCGGTCGCGTGTACCGCAACTGGATGGAGAACATCCGCGACTGGTGCATCAGCCGGCAGCTGTGGTGGGGACACCGGATCCCCGTCTGGTATTGCGACGTCCCGGACTGCGACGAACTCGTCGTCTCCACCGAGGACCCGGACGACTGCCCCGCGTGCGGGGGCGAGCTGCGCCAGGACGAGGATGTGCTGGATACCTGGTTCAGTTCGTGGCTCTGGCCTTTCTCGACCCTGGGCTGGCCGGACCGCACCGAGGACCTCCGGTCGTTCTATCCCACGGCGACGCTCGTCACGGCGCCCGAGATCCTCTTCTTCTGGGTGGCCCGCATGATCATGGCGGGTTTCGAGTTCATGGGAGAGCTGCCGTTCACCGATGTCCTGCTGAACGGGACGGTCCGGGACCACCTCGGACGGCGCATGTCGAAGTCTCTCGGGAACGGCATCGACCCGCTGGAAGTTGTTGAACTGTATGGCGCTGACGCCATGCGCTTCACGCTTGTTCGAGGGTCTCCGCTCGGAACGGACATCCAGTTGGACTACGAGAACCTGGAAGCCGCGTTCCGTCCGGGGCGCAACTTCGCGAACAAGATCTGGAACGCGGCGCGGTTCGCGTTGCCGCACGCGCGTTGGGGCGACTCGGCGGACGGGCCGGCACCGACGGCGCTCGCGGACCGGTGGATCCGCAGCCGCCTCGCGGGGGTAGCGGACGAGATGGATGCCGCCTACGAGGGGTATCGTCTCCACGAGGCGGCGGAGGCCGGCCACTCATTCGTGTGGGGAGATTTCTGCGACTGGTACCTGGAGCTGGCGAAGCACCGGCTGACCGGGGACGGCGACTCGGCTCGGGAGGTCGGGCAGACCCTCACGCTCGTGATGCGCGGCTGGCTGTCGCTCCTCCATCCGATCGTGCCCTTCGTCACGGAGGCGATCGCGGCAAGGCTGCCCGACGCTGACGCCGCCGGGTCGCTCGTCACCGGGCCGTGGCCGGACTGCCCCGACGACTGGATCGATCCCGATGCGGAAGCGGGAATCGAGGCTCTCCGGGAGTTCGTGGGGGCCGTCCGAACGCTGCGCGGGGAGTACGGCGTGGCGCCGGGAACCCGTGTGCGGGTTCGGGTGACGGGTGCTTCGCCGGCCCTGCTGTCGGCTCTGGCCGAGGAGGAGGGCAGCGTTGCGCGCCTGGCGGCGCTGTCCGGGATCGAGCGGGTCGCGGAGGGCGCGGGTGCGGCGTCCGCGGATGGCGCCGGGGCGCACGCGGTGCTCCGCTCGGGCGGAGAACTCTTCATCCCGCTCGAAGGGGTCATCGACCTTGAAGCCGAACGCGGGCGCATCCGCACGGAGCTGGAACGCACGGCCGGCCTGCTCGCGGGGAGCCGCGGCAAGCTCGAGAACCCCGGGTTCCTCGGGAATGCGCCCGAAGAGGTCATCGCGCGGGAGCGTGAGAAAGTGACATCGCTGGGAGAACAGCGGACGCGCCTCGAGGAGAAACTCCGATCGCTGCGGGCGGGCGTCTGACGCGCGCCGGGCCCGGAACCGCCGGGCGGGGGCCGGGCGCACGCGAGCGGCTCGTCGCCCTCTTCGCCGACGGTCGGTTCGTCTCGGCGGCGACGGCTTTGCTGATCATGCTGGGATGCGCGAGGGAGATGCCTCCGCCGGGCGCACGGCCCGACGAAGTTCCTCCCTTCATCGTCCGCATCAGCCCGGCGCCGGACTCGACGGTCGTCGACTTCGATGGGGCGCTCGAAATCCGTTTCAGCGAACCCGTGCGGATACCGAACGGTCTCGCCAGGGAGATGTTCGTCACCCCGATGGAGACGTACGAGGCGCAGACGGGATTCTCCGATCTGCGGCTCCGACCTGAGGACGGGTGGCGGGACAGTGTCGCCTACTGCTTCACGATTCCGACGGATGGGATCAACGACCTCCTGCGAAACGAGATGGAAGAACCGGTCGAATTCTGCTTCTTCACGGGAGCGGATATCCCGCACACTTCGGTGGAGGGAGAGGTGATCGACGCGCTGACGGGGCAGCCGCTGGAGGGGGCGCGGGTCATCTTCTGGGCGGGTCCCGATTCCATCCCTTACGGCGCGATCTCGGACAGCACCGGAAGGTTCGCGGCGCGCGGATTGCCGCCGGGCGAATACGAAGCCTTCGGGTTCGTGGACCGCAATCGCAACCTGATCCCCGATCGTGTGCTCGAGTCCTACGACAGCACGTCGGTGACGGCATCGCCCGAGGCGCCGACGGAGTTGAGGTTCGTCGTCGTGGCGCCGGATACGACGCCGCCTCTCCTGGCTCGCGCGCTCGTCGTCGGAAGCGAGACCGTGCAGCTCGAATTCGATGACTATCTCCTTAATCCTCAACCGGAGGCGCCCGGTATCGCGATTCGCGACTCGGCGACGAACGCGACGCTGGAGATCATCGCCACCCTCATCGGCTCGGCCGACGAGGTGACGTTCCTGTCCGACTCCGCGGCGTTGGCGGACTCCGTCGCGGCGGCGGACTCCGCGGCCGTAGCCGACTCGGCGGCGGTCGGTGACTCCGCGGCGGCTGAAGCGCCGAGCCCGGATTCCGCCGGCGCCGCGGCTTCGGACTCGGTCGCGGAAGAGGATCCCGTGCTTCCGTCGAGGTTCATCACCGTGCGGCTCGGCGCGGCCCTTGACTCCGGGACATACCGGGTTTCGGTCACGGGCGTGGTGAACGTGCGCCGTCTCACGGGGGGCGGCGACACGTCGTTCGTGGCCGAGCCGGAGCCCCCCTCCGACGACTCGGCGGCGGTCGCCGACTCGGTCGCCGCGGCGGACTCGGCGGCGGTGGCGGACTCGACGGCTGCCGAGGGCGACTCCGTCACGGTGCAGCAGGATCCGGTGCCGCCGGCGCCCGACAGTCTCGACATCCCGGGAGTCCCATCGGACACGACCGGGGCGCCACCGGACACGGTCGAAGTGCCGCCGGACACGGTCGGAGTGCCACCGGACACGGTCGGAGTGCCACCGGACACGGTCGGAGTGCCGCCGGACACGGTCGGAGTGCCACCGGACACGGTCGGAGTGCCGCCGGACACCGTCGCAGCGCCGCCGGACACGGCCCGTAGGCGCGCATGACGGACCCGCGCCGCCGGCTCCCGTCCATGGACGCGCTCCTCAACGAGTCCGAGGTCGGCGCCTGGATCGACCGCTACGGCCGCGAAACGGTGAAGGACTCGCTCCGCCGGGCCCTGGACCGCACCCGCGCGGAACCCGGTCCGGAGGGGTCGGGGCCGGGCGATCTCCTTCGGGCGGCGGAACGCGATCTGAAGGCGCGATCCCGGCCCTCGCTGCGGCGGGCGCTCAACGGAACCGGCGTCGTGCTCCACACCAACCTCGGCCGCGCGCCGCTCGCCGACGAGGCGGGCCGCGCCCAGGCGGAGGCCGCCGGCTACGGGAACGTGGAACTCTCCCTCGCGACCGGCCGGCGCGGCTCCAGGTACGATCACTGCGGCGAAGTCGTCTGCGAGCTGACGGGTGCGGGCGCGGCGATCATCGCGAACAACAACGCGGCCGCCGTGGCGCTGGTCGTGAACGAACTGGCGCGGGGCCGCGAGGTGCTCGTGTCGCGCGGGGAACTGGTCGAAATCGGAGGTACGTTCAGGATCCCCGATGTGGTGGAGCGGAGCGGCGGCCGGTTGAGGGAGGTCGGCACGACGAACCGGACGAGCGTGTCCGATTACGCGGCAGCCATCGACGAATCGACCGGGCTCATCCTGCGGGTCCACCCCTCGAACTACCGGGTCGAAGGCTTCGCGGCCCGCCCCCCCCTGACGGCGTTGGTGTCCCTCGCGCGGGAGCGCGGCATCCCTCTGGCGCACGATCTCGGGTCCGGGTTGCTCGATGCGGATCTCCTGCCGGGATTTCCGGAGGGACCCACCGCCCGGGGATCGCTGGCCGCGGGCGTCGACCTCGCGACCTGGAGCGGCGACAAGCTCCTCGGGGGCCCGCAGGCCGGGATCATCGCGGGGGACGCGGCGTTGATCGGGCGATTGCGCCGGAATCCGCTGCTGCGGGCGTTCAGGGTGGACAAGACCACGCTCGCCGCCCTCGATGCCACACTGATGCTGTACCGAGATCCGGATCTCGCCGTCCGGCGCGTGCCGGCGCTGCGGATGCTGCGCGAGCCGGTGGAGGCGGTCGAAGCCCGCGCGGCAGCCGCGCGCCCCGAGCCTCCCCCGCGAACCGGCGCGCGCGTGGACGTGGTGCGGACCGAGGCGATGGTCGGAGGGGGCGCCTTTCCGGGGTTCGCGATTCCTTCGGCGGGCTGGGCCGTGACCGGGGTCGATATCGAGCGGCTCGCGGCGGAGTGCCGCGCCGGCCCGGTCCCGCTCATCGGCCGCATCGAGCGTGCGGCGTTCATCGTCGATGTGCGGGCCCTGCCCGGCGAGGAAGCGGGCCGGGCCGCGGAAGCCCTCGCCTCGGCGCTCGACCGGCTCGCCGATGCCTGACTCTGTGCGGATCGCGGTCCTCGCGTCGGGAGGCGGTTCCAACTTCCAGGCGCTCGTCGACCGCTTCCGCCGCGCGGACGTTCGCTACCGCGAGGTCGTCGGTGTGATCGCCAGCCGCGAGCGAGCGGGCGTCCTGGAGCGGGCGCGCCGGGCAGGGGTGGCCGCGGCCATCGCGCCGCCCGCAGCGACGCGTGCGGAGATGGCGACGTTCCTCCGCCGCGCGCTGGACGGGTGGAGAAGCGACATCGTGGTCCTCGCCGGCTACATGAAGCTCGTGCCCGAGACCGTCGTGCGGGCGTACTGGGGGCGGATTCTGAACATCCATCCCGCGCTGCTGCCCTCGTTCGGAGGCCGGGGGATGTACGGCGCGCGCGTGCACCAGGCGGTCATCGAGGCCGGTGCCCGCGTCACCGGAGCGACCGTCCACTTCGTCGACGAGGCGTACGACCGGGGGCCCATCCTGTGCCAGTGGCCCGTACCCGTGCTGGCGGGCGATACTCCGGAATCCGTCGCGGCCCGCGTGCTAAAGGTCGAGCACCGGATCCTGCCCGCGGCCGTCGAAGCGCTGGCGTCGGGGGCGGTGCGGCTGGACGCGGACCGTCGGGTCCACTGGGTTCGCGAATGGTTCGAGACAGACACGTTCACCAACCGGGAAGGATGAGTGGGGATGCCGACTGCGCTCGTGAGCGTTTCGGACAAGACGGGAATCGAGGAATTCTGCGCGGGTCTGATCGCGCGGGGCTGGGAGATCGCGTCCACGGGGGGGACGATGCGGGCGCTGCGCGCGGCGGGGCTGGAGGTCCGCAGCGTGAGCGATCTGACCGGCCATCCGGAGATGCTCGGCGGCCGGGTGAAGACGCTGCATCCGAGGGTGCACGGGGGGATCCTGGCGCGGCGCGAAGTGCCGGACGACCTGGATCAACTCGCCGCGCACGGGATGGCTCCCATCGATCTCGTGGCCGTGAATCTGTACCCCTTCCGCGAGACCGTGGCCGGCGGCGATGTCACGCTCCGGGAAGCGCTGGAGCAGATCGACATCGGCGGCCCGACGATGCTCCGGGCATCGGCGAAGAACCATCCATCCGTCTGGTCGGTCTGCGACCCGGCCGACTACGGGCGCGTGCTCGAGGCCATCGATGCCGGGGACGTGCCGGAGGCGGCGGAACTGAGGCGGGAGTTGGCGGCCAGGGTGTTCGGTCACACCGCGGCGTATGACGCGGCGATCACCCGCTACCTGACGCAGGCGGACGTAAAGGGGGATTCGCCCGACCTTCCGGCGGGGGAGACCGTCGTCCCGCTCGTATCTGTGCAGGCGCTCCGGTACGGCGAGAACCCCGACCAGCAGGCCGCCTTCTTCCGCGACGGGTCCGGCGCGCCGCGGGGGATTCCCGCGCTCGCGCAACTCCACGGCCGGGAACTCTCGTTCAACAACATTCTCGATGTGGACGGAGCCCTCACGGCCATCGCGCCCTTCGTGTCCGGGGAACGCGCCGCCTGCGCGATCCTCAAGCACTCGACGCCGTGCGGCCTCGCCGTCGGCGCATCCCCGCTGGAGGCCTACGAGAAGGCGCTCGCCTGCGATCCCGTCTCGGCGTTCGGATCCGTCATCGCCTTCACGGACTCGCTCACGGAGGCCGTCGCGGAAGCCCTGTCGCGGAACTTCGTGGAGTGCGTCGTGGCGCCGGGATACTCGGAGGACGCGCTCGATCTCCTGCGGGCGAAAAAGAACATCCGGATTCTGAAGCCGGAGGCGGGCGCGGCGCTGGACGCGAGCGGCCATCTGCGGGACGGGATCGAAGTGCGCGGCGTGCGCGGCGGGGTGCTGATGCAGGCGGCCCCGCGCCCGGCACGCGAGGTGGATCGGGAGGCGCACGTCCCGACGGCTCGGGCCCCGAGCGAGGCGGAGTGGGACGATCTCTCGTTCGCCTGGTCCGCGGTGCAGAGTGTGAAGTCGAACGCGATCCTGCTCGCGCGTGATGGGGCGACGATCGGAATCGGCGCGGGACAGATGAGCCGCGTCGACTCGGTGGAGATCTCGATCCGCAAGGCCCGGGCGCAGGGGTTCGACGTGGCCGGCGCCGTCCTCGGGTCGGACGCCTTCTTCCCCTTCCGCGACGGCATCGACGCGGCGGCGGCCGCCGGGGTCACGGCCATCGCGCAGCCGGGCGGGTCGAAGCGCGATGCGGAGGTCATCGAGGCCGCGAACGAGCACGGCATGGCGATGGTCTTCACCGGCCGGCGGCTCTTCCGGCACTAGTTCCGGCCATCCGCGGCACGCCGGGCAAGGCCCTGCGTCGTGTGAAGGGTTGCGAAACACGCGGCGCCGGAGCGGTTATACTGGGGCAGGTGACGCCGCAGGCGAAGCGGCCGGCGACCGGCGAGGGCCGGGGGCCGAACGGCAAGGGAGACTCCCATGGCGAACATTCATATTCCGCCCGGCTGGCGGCTCAGGGAGAGCGAAGCGACGCCGGAGTCGGTGTACCTCGACCGGCGGCAGTTCGTGGCCCGCATGGGCGGGGGAGCGGTCATTGCCGCCGCCTCGCTCGCATGCCGGCCGGGACGGGCGGCGGAAGCCCAGCAGCGCGGTCCCCTCGACAACATCCCGGACACCCCGACCGCGGATCTCTATCCCGCGGCCGTGAACGATCCGCGCTTCACGCCGGGCGACCGCCACAAGGAGGTTTCGCCCGAGGAGATCGTGGCCACGTACAACAACTTCTACGAGTTCGGCACGGACAAGGACGGGGTGTGGCGCAACGTCGGCCCGTTCGAGGCCCGGCCGTGGGAACTGGAGGTCACGGGCCTCGTCGAGAACCCCGGCGTCTACGATCTCGTAGAGCTGGAACGCGCCTTCCCGCTCGAGGAACGGATCTACCGGCACCGCTGCGTGGAGCGGTGGTCCGTCGTCGTGCCCTGGATCGGCTTCCCGCTCGCCAAACTCCTGGAACGGGTGCGGCCGCTCAACAGCGCGCGCTACGTCGCCTTCGTCACGTTCAACCGTCCCGAGCAGGCGTACGGGATGAAGTCGATGACCTGGTGGCCGTGGCCGTACCATGAAGGGCTTCGCATGGACGAAGCCATGAACGAACTGGCGTTCGTGGTGACGGGCATGTACGGACATCCACTCCAGAAGCAGAACGGGGCGCCGGTCCGGATCCACCTTCCGTGGAAGTACGGTTACAAGAGCCCGAAGAGCATCGTCGGCATCGAGATCACCGACAGACAGCCGGCTACGTTCTGGAATACGTCGACACCCGCCGAGTACGGCTTCTATTCCAACGTGGACCCGGATCTGCCTCACCCCCGCTGGTCCCAGGCGCAGGAGGAGATCGTCGGCACGGGACAACGGGTGCCGACGCTCCCGTTCAACGGATACGGCGAGTGGGTAGGGGAACTCTACGGCGGTCGCGTGACGCCGGTCGGAGACGTGCCGCACGCCCGCTGAGGTTCCGGCGGGCGGCGCTCCCCCGCCCGCCGTCCCCGGCTCCTTGACCCGCCTCCCGTCCGCGGCTACAGTCCCGCGGGCTTCGTGGAAGCGGAGCTTGCCCTGAATTCGAGACTTTCCCCGAACGCATATAGATACGCCCTTGAGACGACGCGCGATCGCAGCGCTCGTGCTTTTTCTGGGGGTCCTGATCAGCCAGGGTTGCGGCGGTGAGTACCCGCAATCCGCACTGCACCCCAGTTCAGACTCCGCCGAGATCCTCGACCGGCTGTTCGACCAGATCTTCTGGTGGGCGGTCGGCGTGTTCGTAGTGGTCGGGGGCATTCTCACTTACGTGGTCGTCCGATTCCGGGAGCGGCCGGGTGATGCGCGGCCGAAACAGGTCCACGGTCACCTCCTCCTCGAAGTGGCCTGGACGCTCGCTCCGGCGCTCATCCTCGTGGCGATCGCGATTCCGACCATCCGCGCCATCTTCATCATCGACCGCTCGACGCCGGATCCGGAGGCGCTCGTCGTCGAGGTCATCGGCAAGCAGTGGTGGTGGGAATTCCGTTATCCGGAACTCGGGATCGTGACCGCGAACGAGGCGCACGTCCCGCTGGGCCGCACCGTCGACCTGAGGCTCCGCTCCGCCGACGTCATGCATTCGTTCTGGATTCCGCGCCTGGCCGGAAAACGGGACCTCGTGCCGGGGATCGAGAACCAGCTCTGGTTCCGGCCGGATTCGGTCGGCGTATTCCACGGGCAGTGCGCGGAGTTCTGCGGCACGGCGCACGCGCTCATGGGAATGCGCCTGATCGTCGACGAACCCGACGACTTCGAGCGCTGGGCCAGGGCGAACGCGGCGCCCGCGTCGACACCCGCGGACGCGGAGGCGCGGGCGGGGCAGGGCGTGTTCATGGCGAACGCGTGCGTGAGCTGTCACACGGTGAGGGGGACGCAGGCGACGGGACCGTTCGGACCCGATCTCACGCACTTCGGGAGCCGGCTCACGATCGCCTCGGGCGTACTGGAGAACACCGCCGCGAACCTGGCGCGCTGGCTTGACTCCACCCAGCACGTGAAGCCCGGCAACCTGATGCCCGAGGTGGAACTGAGCGACGCGCAGGTTCGGCAGCTCGTCGCCTACCTCGGCTCGCTCCGCTAGCCCCATGGCCATGACTGACGGGTATTCCACGGGGATCCGGAGCTGGCTGTCGACGGTCGATCACAAGCGGATCGCGATCATGTACTTCGTGGTCGGGTTCGTCTTCCTCCTCATCGCGGGCGTCGAGGGACAGCTCATCCGGCTCCAGCTCGCCGCCCCCGAGCGCAGCTTCCTCGATCCGGACCTCTACAACCAGCTGTTCACGATGCACGGCACGACGATGGTGTTCTTCGCCGGCATGCCGCTCGTCGTCGCCTTCTTCAACTTCGTCGTGCCGCTGCAGATCGGGGCGCGCGACGTCGCCTTCCCGCGCCTGAACGCGTTCTCCTTCTGGGTCTTCCTCTTCGGCGGCCTCTTCCTGTACGCGAGCGTTCCCCTCCGGGTGATGCCCGACGGGGGCTGGTTCGCGTACATGCCGCTGACGAACGCGGAGTATTCGCCCGGCCCGGGCCTCGACTTCTACGTCCTCGCGCTCCTGATCTCCGGCGTGGGGTCGATCGCGGGCGGATTGAACTTCCTCGTCACGATCCTCAACATGAGGGCGCCGGGGATGACGTTCATGCGGATGCCGCTCTTCACCTGGATGGCGCTCATCGTCTCCGCGCTCATCCTGCTCGCCTTCCCGCCCTTCACGGTCGGCCTGATCTTCATGCTCTTCGACCGCCGCTTCGGAACGCACTTTTTCGACGCGGCGGCGGGCGCGGACCCCGTCCTCTGGCAGCACCTGTTCTGGGTCTTCGGCCACCCCGAGGTCTACATCCTCATCCTGCCGGCCTTCGGCATCGTTTCCGACGTGATCCCGACGTTCTCGCGGAAGATCCTGTTCGGGTATCCGGTCGTCGTCTTCTCGGGCGTCCTCATCGCCTTCCTCGGCTTCGGCGTCTGGGTGCACCACATGTTCTCGGTCGGGCTCGGGCCGGTGGTGAATGCCGTCTTCGGTGGGGCGACGATGCTCATCGCGATCCCCACCGGGATCAAGATCTTCAACTGGATCGCGACGATGTGGGGGGGTCGCTTACGCTTCCGGACGGCGATGCTGTTCGCGGTCGGATTGGTGGCGACGTTCACGATCGGCGGCCTGAGCGGCGTCATGCACAGCTCGCCGCCGGCGGACCTGCAGCAAACGGACACGTACTTCGTGGTGGCGCACTTCCACTACGTGCTCATCGGCGGGACCGTCTTCGGCCTCTTCTGCGGCTTCTACCACTGGTTCCCGAAGGCGACGGGGCGGATGCTGCACGAGGGCCTGGGGAAGGCCCACTTCTGGCTCAGCTTCATCGCGCTGAACGTGACCTTCTTCCCCATGCACTTCTCCGGGCTCCTGGGAATGCCGCGGCGTACGTACACGTACGCGGAAGGGCTCGGTCTGGATGTGTTCAACCTGATCTCGACCATCGGGGCCTTCATCTTCACGCTCTCCTTCGTGCCGCTGGTGTGGAATCTGTGGCGCACGTGGCGGCGCGGGGAGGCGGCCGGACACAATCCGTGGGACGCGTCGACGCTCGAGTGGACGATGGCCTCGCCGCCGCCGCACTACAACTTCGCCGAAATCCCGGTCGTCGACCGGCGGGACCCGCTCTGGCATCCCTACATCGAGCCGGAGTCGCGCGCGGAGGGGGAGGAGCCCGGGGGCGCCGTGCCGCGGCGGCAGCCGGAGGAGCCGCCGGAGCCCGTGGTCATGCCGAACCCGTCGTACTGGCCGCTCGTGCTCGCCGTGGGGATGCTCCTCATGACGGTCGGCGGGCTCGGGTCGCTGGGGCTGACGCTCTTCGGCCTGCTCGTGACGGCGGTGGGGCTCTTCGCGTGGGCTTTCGAGCCTCCGTTCGGCGAGGAGGCGCACTGATGGAGGGGCCGACCTCGACGGGCATCCCGAACCGCAAGCTCGCGATGTGGACCTTCATCGGGTCGGAGTGCATGCTGTTCGGCACCCTGATCGCCACGTACATGATCTACCGCGGCCGCAACCTCGTGCCGCCCTATCCGCACGACCTCCTGAACATCCCGTTCATCACCGTCACGACCTTCGTGCTCCTGATGAGCAGCCTCATGATGGTGCTCGCGCTCGCCGCGGTGCAGAAGAACGATCTGCGGGCGACGAAGCTGTGGCTCGGCATGACGGCGCTGTTCGGCCTCATCTTCCTCGGCGGCCAGTACTACGAGTTCAGCCACTTCGTCCACGAGGGGCTGCCGCTGTCGAGGAACCTGTTCTCGTC
Proteins encoded in this region:
- a CDS encoding valine--tRNA ligase; the encoded protein is MGDAQPSTELSSRYDPAGLEQPMYERWVDAGLFHVPADGVERPWVIVIPPPNVTAALHMGHGLNNTLQDVLIRRRRMQGYDALWVPGTDHAGIATQNVVERRLRGDGLTRFDLGREDFVERVWEWVDEYGGRIIDQLRTIGCSCDWERTRFTLDEGLSNAVREVFVRLYEKDLIYRGRYIINWCPRCRTALSNEEAEHRDLDGKLYRLRYPLVDGGHVEVATTRPETMLGDTGLAVSPEDARYADLVGREAELPLVERRLPIVADEHVDPEFGSGVVKVTPAHDPNDFDIGQRHGLEALDVMTDRGAMNDAVPEAYRGLDRFEARRRVVADLEAGGWLVGVEDHVHAVGRCYRCDTVVEPRLSLQWFVRMKPLAEPGLAAYENGELRFHPARFGRVYRNWMENIRDWCISRQLWWGHRIPVWYCDVPDCDELVVSTEDPDDCPACGGELRQDEDVLDTWFSSWLWPFSTLGWPDRTEDLRSFYPTATLVTAPEILFFWVARMIMAGFEFMGELPFTDVLLNGTVRDHLGRRMSKSLGNGIDPLEVVELYGADAMRFTLVRGSPLGTDIQLDYENLEAAFRPGRNFANKIWNAARFALPHARWGDSADGPAPTALADRWIRSRLAGVADEMDAAYEGYRLHEAAEAGHSFVWGDFCDWYLELAKHRLTGDGDSAREVGQTLTLVMRGWLSLLHPIVPFVTEAIAARLPDADAAGSLVTGPWPDCPDDWIDPDAEAGIEALREFVGAVRTLRGEYGVAPGTRVRVRVTGASPALLSALAEEEGSVARLAALSGIERVAEGAGAASADGAGAHAVLRSGGELFIPLEGVIDLEAERGRIRTELERTAGLLAGSRGKLENPGFLGNAPEEVIAREREKVTSLGEQRTRLEEKLRSLRAGV
- a CDS encoding Ig-like domain-containing protein; the protein is MPPPGARPDEVPPFIVRISPAPDSTVVDFDGALEIRFSEPVRIPNGLAREMFVTPMETYEAQTGFSDLRLRPEDGWRDSVAYCFTIPTDGINDLLRNEMEEPVEFCFFTGADIPHTSVEGEVIDALTGQPLEGARVIFWAGPDSIPYGAISDSTGRFAARGLPPGEYEAFGFVDRNRNLIPDRVLESYDSTSVTASPEAPTELRFVVVAPDTTPPLLARALVVGSETVQLEFDDYLLNPQPEAPGIAIRDSATNATLEIIATLIGSADEVTFLSDSAALADSVAAADSAAVADSAAVGDSAAAEAPSPDSAGAAASDSVAEEDPVLPSRFITVRLGAALDSGTYRVSVTGVVNVRRLTGGGDTSFVAEPEPPSDDSAAVADSVAAADSAAVADSTAAEGDSVTVQQDPVPPAPDSLDIPGVPSDTTGAPPDTVEVPPDTVGVPPDTVGVPPDTVGVPPDTVGVPPDTVGVPPDTVAAPPDTARRRA
- the selA gene encoding L-seryl-tRNA(Sec) selenium transferase gives rise to the protein MTDPRRRLPSMDALLNESEVGAWIDRYGRETVKDSLRRALDRTRAEPGPEGSGPGDLLRAAERDLKARSRPSLRRALNGTGVVLHTNLGRAPLADEAGRAQAEAAGYGNVELSLATGRRGSRYDHCGEVVCELTGAGAAIIANNNAAAVALVVNELARGREVLVSRGELVEIGGTFRIPDVVERSGGRLREVGTTNRTSVSDYAAAIDESTGLILRVHPSNYRVEGFAARPPLTALVSLARERGIPLAHDLGSGLLDADLLPGFPEGPTARGSLAAGVDLATWSGDKLLGGPQAGIIAGDAALIGRLRRNPLLRAFRVDKTTLAALDATLMLYRDPDLAVRRVPALRMLREPVEAVEARAAAARPEPPPRTGARVDVVRTEAMVGGGAFPGFAIPSAGWAVTGVDIERLAAECRAGPVPLIGRIERAAFIVDVRALPGEEAGRAAEALASALDRLADA
- the purH gene encoding bifunctional phosphoribosylaminoimidazolecarboxamide formyltransferase/IMP cyclohydrolase — its product is MGMPTALVSVSDKTGIEEFCAGLIARGWEIASTGGTMRALRAAGLEVRSVSDLTGHPEMLGGRVKTLHPRVHGGILARREVPDDLDQLAAHGMAPIDLVAVNLYPFRETVAGGDVTLREALEQIDIGGPTMLRASAKNHPSVWSVCDPADYGRVLEAIDAGDVPEAAELRRELAARVFGHTAAYDAAITRYLTQADVKGDSPDLPAGETVVPLVSVQALRYGENPDQQAAFFRDGSGAPRGIPALAQLHGRELSFNNILDVDGALTAIAPFVSGERAACAILKHSTPCGLAVGASPLEAYEKALACDPVSAFGSVIAFTDSLTEAVAEALSRNFVECVVAPGYSEDALDLLRAKKNIRILKPEAGAALDASGHLRDGIEVRGVRGGVLMQAAPRPAREVDREAHVPTARAPSEAEWDDLSFAWSAVQSVKSNAILLARDGATIGIGAGQMSRVDSVEISIRKARAQGFDVAGAVLGSDAFFPFRDGIDAAAAAGVTAIAQPGGSKRDAEVIEAANEHGMAMVFTGRRLFRH
- the purN gene encoding phosphoribosylglycinamide formyltransferase codes for the protein MPDSVRIAVLASGGGSNFQALVDRFRRADVRYREVVGVIASRERAGVLERARRAGVAAAIAPPAATRAEMATFLRRALDGWRSDIVVLAGYMKLVPETVVRAYWGRILNIHPALLPSFGGRGMYGARVHQAVIEAGARVTGATVHFVDEAYDRGPILCQWPVPVLAGDTPESVAARVLKVEHRILPAAVEALASGAVRLDADRRVHWVREWFETDTFTNREG